The region CGAAGCCAAGATTACCCGTGATGTAGGGCTGGGTGCAATGACGCTGTTGGGACTGCTAGTGGCAGTATTTATCGGAACTGGGTTGGTCAACAAAGAAATTGAGAAGCGCACGGTGCTGGTGCTGCTTGCCAAGCCGATTAGCCGTACCGAGTTCATTGTGGGCAAGCATTTGGGGCTATCTGCGGTGCTAGCGGTGCTGGTGGCAGTGATGACGGCAATTTACATGGCGCTACTGTCCTTTAGCCAGATTTCCTACCCGGTAACTAGTGTGCTGATGTCGTCCATTTTTCTGTTCTTGTTGTTGTCGTTGATGACGGCGGTGGCGATCGCGTTTGGTGTGTTCACCAGTTCACTGCTGGCAACGCTGCTTACCTTCACCGTGTTTCTCATGGGCAGTTTTAGCGCCAACCTGGTAGCCCTCGGTGCCCAAAGCAAAAATCCCAGCATCGAAACCATTACCCGCAACCTCTACCTGGTTCTACCTGACCTATCTCGTTTAGATTTGAAGAACCAAGCTGTGTATGGCTTGCTGCCCAGTACTGAAACCCTACTGCTTAATGCGCTGTATGCCGTGCTCTATATCATCGTGCTACTAGCGATCGCGATCCTCGTCTTTTCTCGCCGTGAATTCTGAGTTTACGCCTTGCCCAAAACCTTTTGTCTTAACTGCTGCAAAATCCTCAGCACCTCGCCCAGTTCATGCCGACGTAGCACTAGCAAAAAGGTTCGTGATAAATCTTACTGAGGCATCGCTCTCGGTCGAAGTTTCAGGAATCGGTGATGCCAGTGCTGGTTGCCATTTCCCTATTTGGATAAGTATTCGTAGGTTTCAATCACCTTCTTAATGGTGCGCTGGTGGTCGCGGGCGATCGCAGGTGGGGCAGATCCAGTTCTAGTATTGATGACTGTTTCACCCACCATTTCCTTAGCAAGCTGGTTGATCGAGTCAAGCATTTCTTCCGTGGTAGTAAAGTTATCCTCTGCAATCCGGTTAAGCACACGACTGGGGTTGCCTTCGTAGGCGATCGCTTTCAACGCTTGCAGTTCATACTCCGGCAGTTGCAGCATAAACTCCGTCCACAATTCTGACAACTCTTGCTCTGAATTCTCCTCCTCTGCCTCTTCCCACTCCTCCCCTTTGGGGGCATTGGGCTGATTCCGTAGAGCCGTTTTTTGTGCCTGAAGTTGAGCAATTTGTTTTTCCAGCGATTCTTTTTCGCGGCGGCGATCGCTTACTTGCTTCTCTAGCTTCTGCAAATTATCCTGCGACGCCTTAAGCTGCAACTGTTGCTGTTTCAGGTTAGCAAGGTCACGCTCTAGTTGCGCTTTTTGAGCTTCAAGTTGTTTGAATTCTGTCTGGAGAGCTTTGCTTTGTTGCTGTTGCTGTTGAAGTTTGGCAACCTCTTTCTCTAGCTGAGATTTTTGGCTCTCCAATTTCTGAATCGCATCCTGCAGGGGTTTTGCCTGGTGTTGCTTGGAGTTCAACAGTTCCCGCTCTAACGCTTCTTTTTCCTGCCGTTTAGCGGTGACTTGTGTCTCCAGCGATCGCAATTCGTCTTGCAGTGCCGCTACCTGACTCTGAAGCTGCTTCAACGCTTTTTGCAGCGGGTTCGATCCAGCTTCTAACTCCTGCTTCTTCGTCTCCACATACACAATGTACTGGTCTAGTTCTGCCCGGCAGCGCTCTAATTCCTCAATATCCTGAGTCAACTTTTTGGTTGTTTGGGTTAATCCCTGCTGTTGCTGGCTTAATTGGGTAACTTCCTGAAGTAATTGTTCCCGGACTTGTCGCTGGTTGCTAATCTGATTATTTAAGTGGCTTAACTCACTCTGGAGGTGATTCAAGCTGGCAGTGATTTTTTGTTTGGTGGCTGCTGCCTCAGTGATGAATTGGTTAAGCGAGGCAGGGTGAAACTCTGGGTGAATCGTGGAAGCTTCCTCTGCGATCGCGACTGGATTATCTGTCGGCTGGGACGATAAATCCCAACTGAGAACAGGTCTGGGGTAAGGATTGGAACTTGGCAATTGACGCTGCCGCAAATCTTCCTGCATGGAGTTGAGTGCCAAAAATACCCGCTCCTTTTCAGCAGAAATTTCTAGCACAGCTTGTTGCTCTTCTGCGCGGCGGCGTTGCAACAACCGGATCTGCTGTTTGAGCGCAGCCATGCGGCTTTCAGACGAACGGTTGTGATACCAATTGACGGCAGCGGCTGTGGCAAACCCAGTTGCTAGTGCGGATATTCCAGCGATTAGTGCACCTCCGAGGTCACTGGTTGCCAGCAGGCTAATGCCAAAACTGGCAGTAAAAGCAATAGTTCCTAGAATCAGCCAGGGATTTAGCATAGGCAAGGGCTTGGCGCAACGGAGTCATCAGTCGCGTAGCTTAATGGTACGTCTTGAAATGGAAAACCGACTTGATTGTTAAGAACCTATCCAGCATTGTTAAGAACCTATCCAGAACCCCTCATAAAGCCTCAGACGTGTTCGTCTATTTAAGTAGTTATGTTGAAGATTTCCGGATAAGCGTTTAACACAGCCTGTTTTTCATTATGAGTAGATTAGTCCAATCAATCTGGCAAATGACATGAGCCGTAACCTTTTAGTCAGGAGAGTGATTCTCTATGGGGTTGTAGCTGCGACAGGATTTGTTTCGCTGCTAGCGATCGCTGCATTTGTTCCGCGCAAATGGGCTTTCCCCAAGGATTATGATTGTGAATTTACCCTTTATGTATCCAGTGACGGATTTCATACTAATTTTTTTGTCCCCGTTGAAACACCCATCTTTAACTGGCGCACTTATCTCAACCTGGATGAACTAGCAAATCAACCGGGGCAAGCCTATCAATATTTGCAGTTTGGCTGGGGCGATCGCCGTTTTTACATCGAAACACCCTCCTGGGATCAGGTGCGTCCTGCGAATGCCCTGCGTGCCCTCTTCTACTGGGAAAATTCATCGGCCCTGTTTGTGAAAGGTCATCCCAATTTGCCGGACATTCCCAACGAGCAGATGAAATGTTTAAAGCTGAACAAAACAGACTATCTAGCACTCATGCAGTTTATTGAAGGTTCATTTCAAACGGGCGATCGCGGGCAAAAACAACGTATCGCCAGTGGGCAAGACCAGCAAAGCAGTTTTTACGCCGCTAATGGTTACTACTCTATCCTCAACACCTGTAACACCTGGACTGTAAACGGACTCCGCGCCGCCAACGTTAATACCCCCCTCTGGGGAGGACTTGCCCAACCTGTGATGTTTCACCTGCGAAATGGGTGTCAATGTTAGCAAACAGGGAGTGCTTTACAAAATTCACCTGCCAAGTTCTTTCAGCGTGTCTCCAGAACCGTCTATTCTACTGAATACGGAATCAATGATTAAAAGATGCAGTTTTCAAAAATTCTGATTGCTAACCGAGGAGAGATTGCCCTGCGGATTATTCGCACCTGTGAAGAGCTAGGCATTGCAACGGTTGCAGTCCACTCCACAATTGATCGGCATTCGCTACATGTACAGCTAGCAGACGAAGCGGTATGCATCGGGGAGCCCCCTAGCAGCAAAAGTTACTTAAATATCCCGAACATTCTGGCAGCCGCCCTCACTCGCAATGCCACGGCGATTCACCCTGGCTATGGTTTTTTGGCAGAAAATGCCCGCTTTGCCGAAATCTGTGCAGATCACCAGTTGGTCTTTATTGGACCAACGCCAGAAGCCATTCGGATGATGGGCGATAAATCGACCGCAAAGAAAACAATGCAGAGTGTAGGGGTCCCCACCGTTCCCGGCAGTAAAGGATTGGTGTTGGATGAAGCGGAAGCGCGAGCGATCGCCCGCAGCATTGGTTATCCCGTATTAATCAAAGCAACTGCAGGTGGAGGTGGGCGAGGAATGCGCTTGGTGAAGGAAGATAGCGAGTTAGCTGCCTTGTTTGCTGCTGCGCAGGGTGAAGCCGAAGCTGCCTTTGGTAATCCTGGCGTATATCTTGAGAAATTTGTCCAGAAGCCACGCCACATCGAATTTCAAATTTTGGCAGACAGCTACGGCAATGTCGTGCATCTGGGTGAACGGGAATGCTCAATTCAGCGCCGCCACCAAAAATTATTAGAAGAAGCTCCCAGCACTGCCCTCACCCCAGACCTGCGCGACAAAATGGGGAAAGCCGCTGTCGCTGCTGCTCAGTCAATTAACTATGTGGGAGCCGGAACGGTAGAGTTTTTACTCGATGTAGAAGGCAACTTTTACTTCATGGAGATGAACACTCGTATCCAGGTAGAGCATCCTGTCACTGAAATGATTACCGGCTTGGATCTGATTGCCGAGCAGATTCGCATTGCTCAAGGTGAGCGATTGAGCTTTACGCAGGAAGATATTGTGTTACGTGGACACGCGATCGAATGCCGGATTAATGCAGAAGATCCGGATCAAAACTTTCGTCCCCATCCTGGGCGTATTAGCGGCTACTTGCCTCCTAGTGGTCCTGGTGTGCGGATGGATTCTCACGTCTACACTGATTACGAGATTCCACCCTATTACGATTCTCTGATTGGTAAGCTAATTGTTTGGGCAAGCGATCGCCCCTCCGCCGTTCGCCGTATGCGTCGCGCCCTGCGAGAATGCGCCATCACTGGATTGCCCACCACGATCAATTTTCATCAACGTATCCTAGAAACCCCAGAATTTCAGGAAGGAGACGTTTACACGAACTTTGTAGAGCAGGTGATGATGCCGCAGAATCGGTAGTCTAGCCTTACCCCATTCTGGTCATCATGGTTAGCAAGCCTTGTTGGCCCAGCAATATTTCTCGGAGCAGGCTCAGAATGCCAACCCAGAGAATTGGCGTAATATCAACGCCACCCAGGGGCGGAATGATTTTGCGCACAGGTGCCAGGAAGGGTTCAGTTGGCAAAATTACCAAATTGAAAGGGAAGCGGGTAACGTCAACCTGGGGATACCAGGTCAACACAATCCGAAAAATGAACAAAAAGATCATCATCGCTAACAACGGACCTAACACCCAGGATGTAATCTCAGCAGCCGTCATAGAAGTGATTTTTTAAGGGATGTAAACGTTCTCTCATGATCTTAGCGGTATTCTCACACTTCAAATGGACTCTGATAGAGGGACTTTAGCGATTTCATGGAAAAAAGCTGCTGCTTGAACGACTTCTCAAGGGTGTAACAGACCGATAAAATGAGCAATAAATCGTTGAATGTGAGAGGCGCAGGGAACATGACTCCTTCGTTGATGAACTTTTTACTCAGTCTGCTGGCAGGTACGGTGATTGTAGTCATTCCGGCTACTGTGGCGTTGGTATTTATTAGCCAAAAAGATAAAATTCAACGTTCTTAATTTGCATAGGTTGGATCAATTTTGGTGTCCATTTCATTGACAAGTCATCACCCTGGATTCGCTAACAAAAAGAGTTTATTGCTCATTTTGTGGCATCCAGGGTGTTTTTCTGGTCTTGATCGAGCTGAAACTAAAAACAGCTATGATGCCTCTGGTGCATCAGTAGCCCCAATTCTGCGATCGCCTGAACAGTGGAGATTTTGAGGGAAACTCGTTAACATAGGATGTACTTAGGAGAGGGTTGGCGATGGTAAATGTCGGATTGGGTTGGAGTAGTTTAGTCGGTATTGCACTTGCCGCATCTGGGCTGGCTCTCTACTTCTTACGTTCCTTTCGCCCGAAATTAGCGCGAGATCACGATATTTTCTTCGCTGCTGTTGCCTTGCTGTGCGGTGGTATTTTGTTCTTTCAAGGCTGGCGACAAGACCCAATTTTGCAGTTTGGGCAATTTCTCCTCACTACTTCTGCCATCTTTTTTGCAGTGGAAAGTATTCGGCTTCGAGGGGCTGCAACTGAGCAGGCAAAACGGAATACCCCAATTGTGGATGATGAGCGTCCCGTGAGTAAGGTATACCGGGCAGAACTGGATGAGTTTGGTGCATTTGACGATCGCACAACAACCCGTAGAATTCGCGGCAGTCGAGATGCTCGTCCTAATCGGGAGGAGTATGAAGAAAATGCCCGTCGTCGCCCCGCTTCTCCCCGTGCTAGCTTGGATGATCGCTATGGGCAGGGCGATCGCTCCCGCCGTCGTCCCCGCACAGATGAAGACTCGTTAGGTTCCGATTTTGCAGATGACGATTTGCAATCCCGTTCTCGAATTCGTGGCAGCGCTCCTGCGCGACCGAGTAATCAACCCCCTGCATCAAGACCCCGTCGCCCTCGCCCAGAGGATGAAGTTGCTCGGTCAAGGGAGCGTCGCCCAGTGACAGAGGAACCCCCTTCTGAATATGTAGACTATCGTCCGATTGATAATGACGAAACCGATAATTGGGGCGACGAGTAGCAAGCAATTTATTTTGAAGCGTTGGCTGTTATGGAGTGTCAGTTTTGCATTAACTGGAATGCTGGTTGCCTGTGAACAAACTCAGATATCTACAGGTTCAGTTGAGTTAGACAGCCGCTTTAACGACGAACAGCCTGCCCTGAGTGGTAATGGTCGCTACCTGGCGTTTACCTCTAACCGGGATGGAACCCGAGGGATTTTGTTGTATGACCTACGGGACAAACGCTATGTGATGCTGCCACGTCTGAATCGGCGAGATGCGATCGCGGAGTCTCCTAGCCTTAGCTATACTGGGCGCTACATCGCCTATATTGCCAGTGACAGTGCCCGGCCTGAGATCGAGTTGTATGATCGCGCCACTCAACAAACTCAGATCCTGACAATCGGCTATCGGGGATGGTTCCGCAATCCCAAAATTAGCCCAGATGGGCGCTACATTGTGTTTGAAACAGGCAGTCGGGGGCAGTGGGATATTGAACTGCTAGACCGGGGTGCGGGCGTAGAACTGGACATTCCCGATTACCAGCGGAATCGTCCTAATCCTGCCGTGTCTCCCTAAACAAGCAACAGTAAACGGTGGGTAGTGTGAGAGTTTCGTGGTTGATTATCCTAATGACTGGAATGGTGAGTGGTTGTGCAGGACCACGCTTAGTCAGCTTTCCCTATGACCCTGGCGGACGCAGTTTAAATAGTCAGTTTGCTGAACAAAATCCCGCGATCGCCGGACGGTACATTGTCTTCACCTCTGATCGCCGCAACAGTCAGGACATCTATTTGTACGACACTGTTACTCGTAGCCTGATTGAAACGCCAGGACTGAATGCGATTGACATGATCGAGTCGAACCCAGCTATTTCAGATAACGGACGTTACATCGTATTCGCAGGAGCACGGGAAGGACATTCTGCTATTTATTTGTATGACCGAGAAACTCGTCAACTGCGCAACCTCACTCAAAACCTGAAAGCACAGGTTCGTAATCCTACAATCAGTGCTGACGGAAATGCGATCGCCTTTGAATCGAGCGCTAACGGGCAGTGGGATATTTTGATCTACAACCGCTTAGGACAACCCTTCACATCCATCCCCGGACGTTAACTTTCTGTGGTGTAGGCGATTGCTAATTTTTCTGGCTAGACCTGGAAATAGGAAAACCACAATTTTGGTGACTCCGGTCAATGTGAAATTTCTATGAAATCCAACTTCAACCAAATCCGAGCCAGGCAATTAAGCCTTGTCCAGTAAAGACTTCGATGAGAAGCAGAGCAACAATGCCAATCATAGCGAACCGTCCATTCAGTTGTTCGGCATAAGCCGTCCACCCAAAGGCAGGAACGGGACGATTATAGGACTCGTCAGTGCTGGATGAGGAAGTTTCGGGTTTTCTAGACTCAGGATTCGATGTTTCAGACATAGATTTAGCCACCCACAGGTTCAGGAGTATCCGTCACAGGTTCGACAACGGCAGATTTATCTAAACGTTTGACAGAGTCAATCAGCGATCTCACTTGATCTGTACCTTCAGACTTTTCAAACGTTAAAGGAAATTTGCCCCTAACCATCATACGCAGTCCTAGCGGCGCAATGCTCAACAGACCACGCACATCTCGAAAGGAATTTCCAACAACCTTTAGCCCAAACAACCGCTCATCGATCCAACCGCCCTGCTTGACTAACTCAACTAATGTTCTACGGTGGCGAATAAATACAGTGGTTGGCACATCCTGTTGAGCCAGGATTTCTGATTTAATTTTACTAATTTGATCCATCGGGGCAACTTCCATGGGGCATGCGATATTGCAGTAGTAACAGCGGGTACAACCCCAAACACCTGTTGTTCCCTGGTTGTATTTTGCCAATCGGTTTGCGAATCCCTGATCGTGGGAATCTGCCACCATTCGGTATGCTTTTGCTAGGGCATGAGGTCCCACAAAGTCAGGATTTACTTCCCGTGCGTTGCACTCGGAATAGCACGCACCACAGAGGATGCAGTTGCCGACCTGATTCAAGCGCGATCGCTCCTCTGGAGTCTGTAAAAACTCTCGCTCAGGAATTTGGCGCGCTGCTGTACTGACATACGGATCTACTGCTTTCAGGTTTGCCCAAAAACCACTCATATCCACTATCAGATCCTTAATGACTGGCATATTCCCCATCGGTGCCAGTGTCATTACAGGTGTATCGTCCGTGCCAGCCTTATTAGAGGGGCGATCGCCAACTTCAACCGCAGCCTGCTGCAAGCGCTTAATTTCACGATTTAAATTTTCCTTGCAAGCCAGAGCAGAACGCCCATTAATCCGCATTGAGCAACTGCCACAAATGGTGTTGCGGCAATTCTTACGAAAGGCTAAAGTGCCATCTTGCTCCCATTTAATCCGATTTAAGCAGTCTAAGATTGTAGCACTAGGCTCTACATCTAGAGTGTATTCCTGAATTCTGGGAAGGGTGTCTTTGTCTTGTCGAATAATCTTGAAAAGAACTTGCATTCTTACGATGAGCACTAACTGAGAAGCTTATTTAACGATAATTCAGATTAAGGACATTCTGCTATTACTAAATGACAGTTTAAGAAATTTTGACGTAGACGCAACTTTCACAACGTTAGATTTTTCAAATCTTGAGGGTGAAAATTGCGGACTTCTATCAAGCAAGAAAACACGGGGATGAACTGAAATCGTAGATCTTTTGAGCAGCGAAAAAGTTGTTCGATATTTTTATCGTCATCTCAAGACTTTTTGGATTGATTTTAATTATCGAATGTACTTGGAGATTGTTAATTTCAAGATGCTGGAGTTAACTTCAAGATATTGAGGTTTCTCAAAATGCTGGTGAAATCAATGCCTGACTCATCGATACCGTAAATTTTCTGACTTCTAGCTTCACATTTATAGCTAGGTAGCAAAAATAAATAAAAAATATTAACGCTAAAACCATGCATTGAATATTGCCAAAGCAGCCAGATCTAAGGATATATTTTTTATAGTGTTAGATTGTTCAACAGAGTTGTTCATTCCCTGAGCTTTCAGGAAAATCGGGAAAAAGATGGCAGAAACCTCTCCTACTCCGCTAACAGGAAAAGCGCTACTTCAAAAAGTAAAAGAATTGGCGCACTTGCCTCGTCGCGAAACAGCAAAGCGTTGTGGATATTACACGGTTACCAAAAACAACCAAACTCGTGTAAATCTAACAGACTTTTATGATGCGCTGTTGGTTGCTAAAGGGCTTCCCTTAGATCCAGAAGGCTCAAAAGATGGGCGTGGGCGGGAGCCGACCTATCGAGTCAGTGTGCACAAAAATGGGCAAATTGTCATTGGAGCCGCCTATACTCAAGCGATGGGTTTAAAGCCTGGTGATGAGTTTGAGATTAAACTGGGTTACAAACACATTCGGCTAATTCAATTAGATAGCGGTGATAGGGATCGAAATGGCACTGATGATGATGAATAGTACCGTTTAAAGCAAGACATATGTCCCTCGTCGTTATTGGAATTGCCGATTATTGAAATTGCTGGTTGATTGTTATTGAGTAATCATGATGCTCTAGAGTAACGATTATTAAGGGATTAAGCAGTGACGGCGGGATAAGGGACGAAATAGGAACAGCACGAGAAAGGCTTGTTTGCGGAAGATGATAACCCCATGCAGATTCTCTTCTAGCTTCGGCTGTTAGCCAATTAAAAACTGTTGTTAAACGTTCAAATATGGCGATCGCGAATACGATTCGTCTGCAACTTACTAGCCGTTTCTCGCAGTAGTCAAGAATGGCACTAAGGTGACCACTACTACCACCGATCAAAATGCGGTTGCGGGCTAGAAGATCAATGAGAGCATCTGGGGCATGACTGTGGATTGGCTTGACATTTTCGACCCGAAACCGCTGACAATTCTGCTGGATCAGTGTTGTATCTGCTGCTGGTTTTTCAATTGCGTAGGCGGTAGAACTGGGGCACAGTCTGGCGATTTCGATAGACACTGATCCAGCGCCTGCGCCAATGTCCCAAACGATTTGTCCGCATTGAAGTGCTAACTCTCCCAGGATCAGCAACCGAATTTTCTGTTTCATTATGAGTCCGGGGCGATCGCGAAAACTCAAAAATGCCCGATCTGGTACTCCCAGCAAAGGTTTGTGCTGCTAAACTCACCTAATGGGAGCTAATTTCACGATCAATAACCGCAAAACCTGCGGCATGATGGGGTGAATATTCATGTCTCGACACTTTTGCCTAAAACTTGAAGACTGGCCAATCAGATTCCCGATAGTAACGAGTCATATCATCAAACTTCCGTAATTCTGCACGATACACCCTGTACATTTGCGGTTCTCGATCCAACCATTGCTGATTGAGGTTAACAAATACCTCGCCCATCTCTGGACGGTTTTCCACGGTTGGCAAACTCCCAAAGTAGCCTAACGTGATGTGGGGGGTGAAGTAATACTGTTGCTCAATCCCCAGCCTAATGAGTTCCTGGTTTTGGTATAAGGCGCGACGAAACTTCAAAATTCGTTCATAGGCGTATTCTTCAATAGGTGCGAGACAAATCGCGATCGCTCGTGTCATCACCATCATTCCCAATGCTTGAAATTGGATGGGTTTGCCTTCACTAATTGGCTCACACTCTTGAAAAATTTGGTGAATGAGATCCCGCAGTTGGGTCTCAAAGGAGGCATCCTCTATGGCGTGACGAAATGCCCCATTCCAAATCAAATCTGCCAACGTGATATGGAAACTAGAGGGAGGAACGGGGGCAAATACTTCAGGACTTAGATGCTGCACAAGTTGGTGTTGAAAATCCTCTAAGAAATTAAAAAGCCCTTGATTTGCAACATCATCTTCACTGCCTGGTGGTGTGATTATGGTGTATCCAGGAAACGGCAGTGCTTCCAGTCCTTTTTCAGGGTGTAACTGATACTTTGGTGATTCTTGGATATGCTGCACTTGAGAGCGATAAGTTTCTGGCAATGTCATCCGCATTGCCCGATTCAGATAGGTCTGAAAGTTCTCGTCCAATCTTGCGTACCTCGGTAAGTAGGTTTATCAATCTTACGACTGCAACAGCCTGAGAGTGCTTTTCAGTTGCATGATTATCCTCACACCATAACAAATTGGGGATCATTACCATGCAGTAAATAGAGCGATCCCCATTGCTCAACTTCCAGTCTGCCAGGATTAACAGGACAATACAATTACCTCATTGGTGAGAAGGTTGTCTACGATGCCAATCTACGTTTATTGGGGAAATGATGACTTTGCGATCGCCCAGGCAGTAACAGTTCTGCGCCAAAAAGTGCTAGATTCTGCCTGGGAATCTTTCAACTACGACAAAATCTTTTCTGATCAGCCTGGAGCTTTCTCCCAAGCCCTTAATCAAGCGATGACTCCTCCCTTTGGGGCAGGGGGGCGTCTAGTGTGGCTGGTTGATACTTCCCTCTGCCAGCACTGTTCTGATGCCCAACTCAGTGAACTGGAGCGAACACTGCCTATCTTACCTGCAAGCACGACGCTACTGTTCACCAGTGGGAATAAACCTGATAGCCGATTGAAGGTAACCAAACTGCTGCAAAAGTATGGGGAAATTCGCGAGTTTGCCTTGATTCCTGCCTGGAAAACCGATTTAGTTACTAAAAATATCCGTCAGATTGCTCAAGATCTGGGTGTGAAGCTCACTCCGGCCGCAGTCGATTTGTTAGCGGATGCTGTCGGCAACGATACACGCCAGCTTTACAGTGAACTGGAGAAACTGCGGCTGTATGCAGGTCAGTCTTCGCGATCGCTGACGGAAACCGATGTTGCTGCTCTGGTCACTGCCAGTACTCAAAGTTCCTTCAAACTGGGAGCAGCAATTCGGCAGGGGCAAACGGCGGATGCCCTGGAACTGGTAGCAGATTTAATCCGTCAAAATGAACCAGCGTTGGGAATTGTCAGAAGTTTAGTAGGGCAATTCCGTACCTGGACGTGGGTAAAGCTAATGCTGGAATCGGGCGAGCGAGATGAAGCCGCGATCGCGCAAGCTGCAGACATTGGTAATCCCAAACGTCTTTACTTTTTGAAACGAGAAATTCAAGCTTTATCCCTGGCTTCGCTGCTGCAAACACTGCCCACCCTGCTAGAGTTAGAAGCTGATCTCAAACGAGGGGCAGACGACCTGATTAGCCTGCAATCGAAAGTTATTCAACTATGTGAGCTATGTCGAAAGGGGTAACCGGGATCAACCCCGAATAATAGATAGTAAAAAGTGATGGGTGACAAGACTGTTTTCTGCAAAAAACATTGCCAACCCTGGAACTTATCACCCTTAAAATAATTCAAAACCTTTAAAGACCTTGTTGTGCTAGTTACATTGGCGTCGATACGCAATCATGATGAACCTTTCAACTGTTTTACGGCTTTCTTCTAAGCGTTCACAGGCTCAATCGCTGCTAGTAGGCAGCTTATCTGTCTTGGGTTTAATCTCTGGAGTGTTGGTGTCTGAGGTTGTTTATGCGCAGGCTCCTGGCGATATGGCTCAATACACTAGGGTTGCCCGCCAGATTGAGCAACAGCGGATGCAAGACTATGCTGAAGTCAAACAAATTATGGGCGGGACGGTTCCCGAAAATGTTTGCCAGCGGCGAGATACTCCTCAAAGAGTTCAGGAAATCTGCGAACGCTTTGAAAATACCTCCCGCGATATCATTACGCGCAATGGTATGTCCGTCCCCAAATTCAACGAAATTACGCGCTACTGCCAGCAAAATCCCAAGCCAAAAGAATGCCCGCGTTAAGGAGGATTTGGGGTATCGGGTTTAGAGCATCGGGTATGGAATTTTGCTCAGCCCCTATCCCTGATTCCCTATCCCATACGCTATAGTTGCACTCCCTTGAGATGCGATCGCGGATTAAAGCTGCGATTTGCTCGAATTTTTTCGTAGAGTT is a window of Leptolyngbyaceae cyanobacterium JSC-12 DNA encoding:
- a CDS encoding hypothetical protein (IMG reference gene:2510097932), translated to MMNLSTVLRLSSKRSQAQSLLVGSLSVLGLISGVLVSEVVYAQAPGDMAQYTRVARQIEQQRMQDYAEVKQIMGGTVPENVCQRRDTPQRVQEICERFENTSRDIITRNGMSVPKFNEITRYCQQNPKPKECPR
- a CDS encoding DNA polymerase III, delta subunit (IMG reference gene:2510097931~PFAM: DNA polymerase III, delta subunit~TIGRFAM: DNA polymerase III, delta subunit) is translated as MPIYVYWGNDDFAIAQAVTVLRQKVLDSAWESFNYDKIFSDQPGAFSQALNQAMTPPFGAGGRLVWLVDTSLCQHCSDAQLSELERTLPILPASTTLLFTSGNKPDSRLKVTKLLQKYGEIREFALIPAWKTDLVTKNIRQIAQDLGVKLTPAAVDLLADAVGNDTRQLYSELEKLRLYAGQSSRSLTETDVAALVTASTQSSFKLGAAIRQGQTADALELVADLIRQNEPALGIVRSLVGQFRTWTWVKLMLESGERDEAAIAQAADIGNPKRLYFLKREIQALSLASLLQTLPTLLELEADLKRGADDLISLQSKVIQLCELCRKG